The proteins below are encoded in one region of Saccharomyces kudriavzevii IFO 1802 strain IFO1802 genome assembly, chromosome: 5:
- the SPT15 gene encoding TATA-binding protein (similar to Saccharomyces cerevisiae SPT15 (YER148W); ancestral locus Anc_8.197) codes for MADEERLKEFKEANKIVFDPNTRQVWENQNPDGTKPATTFQSEDDIKRAAPESEKDTSATSGIVPTLQNIVATVTLGCRLDLKTVALHARNAEYNPRRFAAVIMRIREPKTTALIFASGKMVVTGAKSEDDSKLASRKYARIIQKIGFAAKFTDFKIQNIVGSCDVKFPIRLEGLAFSHGTFSSYEPELFPGLIYRMVKPKIVLLIFVSGKIVLTGAKQREEIYQAFEAIYPVLSEFRKM; via the coding sequence ATGGCCGATGAGGAACGTTTGAAGGAGTTTAAGGAGGCAAACAAGATAGTGTTTGATCCAAATACCAGACAAGTATgggaaaatcaaaatccaGATGGCACAAAACCAGCAACGACTTTCCAAAGTGAAGACGACATAAAGAGAGCAGCCCCAGAGTCGGAAAAGGATACCTCTGCAACTTCAGGTATCGTTCCAACATTGCAAAATATTGTGGCCACCGTGACTTTGGGTTGCAGATtggatttgaaaacagtTGCACTACATGCCCGTAATGCGGAATATAACCCCAGGCGTTTTGCTGCTGTCATCATGCGTATTAGAGAGCCGAAGACCACAGCTTTAATTTTCGCATCAGGGAAAATGGTTGTTACCGGTGCCAAAAGCGAGGATGACTCAAAATTAGCCAGTAGAAAATATGCGagaattattcaaaaaattgggtTTGCTGCCAAATTCACAGACTTTAAAATACAGAATATTGTCGGTTCGTGTGATGTCAAATTCCCCATACGTCTAGAAGGTTTGGCATTCAGCCATGGCACTTTTTCCTCTTATGAGCCGGAACTGTTCCCTGGTTTGATTTATAGAATGGtgaaaccaaaaattgtGCTGTTAATTTTCGTTTCAGGTAAGATTGTTCTCACTGGTGCCAAGcaaagagaagaaatttACCAAGCCTTTGAGGCTATATACCCTGTGCTGAGTGAATTCAGAAAAATgtaa
- the SCC4 gene encoding cohesin-loading factor complex subunit SCC4 (similar to Saccharomyces cerevisiae SCC4 (YER147C); ancestral locus Anc_8.196), whose protein sequence is MDNSSERLSISQVYQLAHEYRDHAYSVANRIGCEEELAQYYSLINMSVQMFQILKRKCALSVVEDSKVTFEMVELLIHETHNFDLAELYISSLKERLQTHQNSVDLVEEIMHCEFLLLHDLPLMRDTRFHYKIALRNCNELVQYMTGLQDEMYRNWASVFQYVGVTLCIKLRQHRRVKTSFAGMLSQLREKSQWKWFLNLCYVNYLLEERFPIPEAALDELASTELSTVGPGLYAWRLALEMVIQVYKDGNITEHLNEFKKFFDENKQSLADDGGRGCMIGIAPGVTLRVDLPMIFHYKELKNILLLLQSVSYIVNCYDEKGNFSRKFLPKVYSTTQKLIKTIAAGGVSMNELDSRIQTYKRILEFCEFYKVWEETLLKGAVVETESPKPGPSPAYVKLLQAMKVQFQGGEAAEEYIRLAHSGGTSSEVKMISLLNGYTVQAARVSRSSADRQGELVDHCNKVWQQVEKLLRETDLQFNPMWECTVMLLWLFSHFEPFSWNPLPCSDKQRAEYVSKLREFYSRNKFAGTGDSRFKLKKALLLQVLVNYLGGRMLEHDLGEIRAISGKCFEICRQQGGMDKVQYVVGIWHLMNCTVGMRGKDVALTNAKLEALVRQVTTSAKN, encoded by the coding sequence ATGGACAATTCTAGCGAGAGGCTTAGCATTTCACAAGTGTACCAGTTAGCTCACGAGTACCGGGACCATGCATATTCGGTTGCGAACAGAATCGGTTGCGAGGAGGAGTTGGCGCAATACTATTCCCTAATTAACATGTCTGTGCAGATGTTCCAAATACTGAAGAGGAAATGCGCGCTTTCCGTCGTGGAGGATAGCAAGGTCACTTTTGAAATGGTGGAGTTGCTAATACACGAGACGCATAACTTTGATTTAGCGGAGTTGTACATTTCCAGTTTGAAAGAACGGCTACAGACGCACCAGAACAGCGTAGATTTGGTGGAGGAAATCATGCATTGCGAGTTTTTACTACTGCACGATCTGCCGTTGATGAGAGACACGAGATTCCATTACAAGATTGCGCTGAGAAACTGCAATGAATTGGTGCAGTACATGACAGGTCTGCAAGATGAGATGTATCGAAACTGGGCATCTGTATTCCAGTATGTCGGTGTGACGCTTTGCATCAAACTAAGGCAACATCGTAGGGTGAAGACGAGTTTTGCCGGGATGCTCTCGCAACTGCGGGAGAAGTCGCAATGGAAATGGTTTTTGAACCTGTGTTACGTGAATTATCTACTGGAAGAGAGGTTCCCCATCCCTGAAGCGGCGCTGGACGAGTTGGCAAGCACAGAGTTGAGCACAGTGGGGCCCGGGCTATACGCGTGGAGGCTGGCATTGGAGATGGTGATCCAGGTTTACAAAGACGGCAACATCACCGAGCATTTGAACGAATTCAAGAAGTTTTTCGACGAGAACAAGCAATCATTGGCCGACGATGGGGGCAGGGGGTGCATGATCGGCATTGCGCCAGGGGTGACGCTAAGAGTGGACTTGCCCATGATTTTCCACTACAAGgaattgaagaatatcctgttgttgttgcagAGCGTCAGCTACATCGTGAATTGCTACGACGAGAAGGGGAACTTCTCGAGGAAGTTCCTGCCCAAGGTGTATTCCACGACACAGAAGCTGATAAAGACCATCGCGGCCGGCGGTGTTTCGATGAACGAGCTGGACTCGCGGATCCAGACGTACAAGCGCATTCTTGAATTTTGCGAGTTTTACAAAGTGTGGGAGGAAACACTGCTGAAGGGGGCCGTGGTGGAGACGGAGTCTCCTAAGCCGGGGCCCTCGCCAGCCTATGTGAAACTGCTACAGGCGATGAAGGTCCAGTTTCAAGGTGGAGAGGCCGCGGAGGAGTACATTCGGCTGGCACACTCAGGCGGCACATCGAGCGAAGTGAAGATGATATCGCTGCTGAATGGCTACACAGTGCAGGCGGCAAGAGTGAGCCGGTCTTCGGCCGACCGGCAGGGCGAGCTCGTGGACCACTGCAACAAGGTGTGGCAGCAGGTGGAGAAACTGCTGCGAGAGACGGATCTGCAGTTCAACCCGATGTGGGAGTGCACTGTGATGCTTCTGTGGCTGTTCAGCCATTTCGAACCATTCAGTTGGAACCCGCTGCCGTGCAGCGACAAGCAGCGCGCCGAATACGTGTCGAAGCTTCGCGAGTTCTACTCCAGGAACAAGTTTGCGGGCACTGGGGACAGCCGGTTcaagttgaagaaggcCCTGCTGCTGCAGGTGCTAGTGAACTATCTGGGCGGCCGGATGCTGGAGCACGACCTGGGGGAGATCCGCGCGATCTCGGGAAAGTGTTTTGAGATCTGCCGCCAGCAGGGCGGCATGGACAAGGTCCAATACGTGGTCGGCATATGGCATCTAATGAACTGCACGGTGGGGATGCGGGGAAAGGACGTCGCTCTCACAAACGCGAAACTGGAGGCGCTGGTGAGGCAAGTCACCACCAGCGCCAAGAACTAA
- the FTR1 gene encoding high-affinity iron permease FTR1 (similar to Saccharomyces cerevisiae FTR1 (YER145C); ancestral locus Anc_8.191): MPNKVFNVAVFFVVFRECLEAVIVISVLLSFLKQAIGEHDQALYRKLRIQVWIGVLLGFIICLAIGAGFIGAYYSLQKDIFGSAEDLWEGIFCMIATVMISMMGIPMLRMNKMQSKWRVKIARSLVEIPHRKRDYFKIGFLSRRYAMFILPFITVLREGLEAVVFVAGAGITTQGSHASAYPLPVVVGLICGGLVGYLLYYGASKSSLQIFLILSTSILYLISAGLFSRGAWYFENYRFNLASGGDASEGGDGNGSYNIRKAVYHVNCCNPELDNGWDIFNALLGWQNTGYLSSMLCYNIYWLVLIIVLSLMIFEERRGHLPFAKNLQLKHLNPGYWIKNKKKQELTEEQKKQLFAKMENINFNEDGEINVQENYELPEQTTSHSSSQDVVADKQPPHVKTDSL, translated from the coding sequence ATGCCTAACAAAGTTTTCAACGTGGCCGTCTTCTTCGTTGTGTTCAGAGAGTGCTTGGAGGCAGTGATTGTTATTTCCGTGCTGCTGTCGTTTTTGAAGCAGGCAATCGGGGAGCACGACCAGGCGCTATACCGCAAGCTAAGGATCCAGGTCTGGATCGGGGTGTTGCTCGGGTTCATCATCTGTTTGGCCATTGGTGCGGGCTTCATCGGCGCATACTACTCGCTGCAGAAGGACATCTTCGGGAGCGCGGAGGATCTGTGGGAGGGTATTTTCTGTATGATCGCTACGGTGATGATCTCGATGATGGGGATTCCCATGTTGAGAATGAATAAGATGCAGAGTAAGTGGAGAGTGAAGATTGCGCGGTCGCTGGTGGAGATTCCGCACCGTAAGAGAGACTATTTCAAGATTGGGTTCTTGAGTAGAAGATATGCGATGTTCATCTTGCCGTTTATCACCGTCTTGAGAGAGGGTTTGGAGGCCGTTGTGTTTGTTGCCGGTGCTGGTATTACCACGCAGGGCTCCCACGCCTCCGCTTACCCATTGCCCGTCGTGGTCGGTTTGATCTGTGGTGGCCTTGTCGGGTACCTGTTGTACTACGGTGCTTCCAAGTCCTCGCTGCAGATTTTCCTGATTCTATCCACCTCCATCCTGTACCTGATCTCTGCCGGTCTTTTCTCCCGTGGGGCGTGGTACTTCGAAAACTACAGATTCAACCTTGCCAGCGGTGGTGATGCTTCCGAAGGCGGTGACGGAAACGGGTCCTACAACATAAGAAAGGCCGTGTACCACGTCAACTGTTGCAACCCGGAACTGGACAACGGGTGGGATATCTTCAACGCCTTGCTCGGATGGCAAAACACCGGGTACCTGTCGTCCATGCTTTGTTACAACATCTACTGGTTGGTGCTTATCATCGTGCTGAGCCTGATGATCTTCGAAGAAAGACGTGGCCACTTGCCCTTCGCTAAAAACCTGCAATTGAAGCACCTGAACCCGGGATACTGGatcaagaacaagaagaagcagGAGTTGACCGAGGAACAGAAGAAACAGTTGTTTGCCAAGATGGAAAACATCAACTTTAACGAAGATGGTGAAATCAACGTTCAAGAGAACTACGAGCTGCCTGAACAAACCACCAGCCATTCCTCATCCCAAGACGTCGTCGCGGACAAGCAACCCCCCCACGTTAAAACAGACTCTCTTTGA
- the SKDI05G2320 gene encoding 2-aminoadipate transaminase (similar to Saccharomyces cerevisiae YER152C; ancestral locus Anc_8.204) yields the protein MANSEINFFKGHPSSRLLPREAVIEATAAVLGPQTREYDNDPCNRHPLTYGSDEGALWVREQICRFLNEQVFKFKDGARTRTLAQHLNLDSGASYGMLNILLQTTLPHNGYTRQAFIITPTYFLINDCFTDAGFKGKITAINERGHDSIDFESLIAALDRHEAEPQPRGTTEIIQGSKLSKKIFKYVMYCIPTFANPSGNTYSLETRRRLIDIARQYDMLVITDDVYDILDYTTPADELPSPPLRMVHIDRSTAASSEDSFGNTVSNATFSKLIAPGLRFGYHESINANLARQLSKGGANVSGGTPSQLNSMIVGELLRSGAAQRCIAHLRAVYSERAAVLTAALKKCMPPGTEMPPLRGGYFVWITLPPAYNAMEISTVLAKKYNVILANGSNFEVLGDEKNWGRSSFRLSISFLETHQIERGIELFGAACKSHAIANNIVI from the coding sequence ATGGCCAACAGTGagatcaatttcttcaagggACACCCGAGTTCGAGGCTGCTGCCTCGAGAGGCGGTGATCGAGGCTACTGCGGCTGTGCTGGGCCCTCAGACTAGGGAGTACGATAACGACCCCTGCAATAGGCATCCGCTCACGTACGGTTCCGACGAGGGCGCCCTGTGGGTGCGGGAGCAGATCTGTAGGTTTCTCAATGAGCAGGTGTTCAAGTTCAAAGATGGGGCCCGGACTAGGACACTGGCGCAGCATTTGAATCTGGACAGCGGCGCCTCGTACGGGATGCTGAACATCCTTCTGCAGACGACCCTGCCACACAACGGGTACACCAGACAGGCGTTCATCATCACGCCGACgtatttcttgatcaatGACTGCTTCACGGATGCCGGGTTCAAGGGCAAGATAACCGCTATCAACGAGAGGGGCCACGACTCGATTGACTTTGAGTCGTTGATCGCCGCACTGGACCGCCACGAGGCGGAACCGCAGCCCAGAGGCACCACGGAGATCATTCAGGGCTCGAAGCTGAGcaagaaaatcttcaagTACGTCATGTACTGCATTCCGACGTTTGCGAACCCGTCGGGCAATACGTACTCGCTCGAGACCCGACGCAGGCTCATTGACATCGCCCGCCAGTACGACATGCTGGTCATCACCGATGACGTGTACGACATTCTGGACTACACCACCCCTGCCGATGAGCTGCCCTCTCCACCCTTGAGAATGGTGCACATAGATAGAAGCACAGCGGCCTCGAGCGAGGACTCGTTTGGCAACACGGTCTCCAACGCGACGTTCTCCAAGCTGATCGCCCCCGGGCTCAGGTTTGGATACCACGAATCCATCAATGCGAACCTCGCCAGACAGCTCTCCAAGGGGGGTGCGAACGTATCTGGCGGAACGCCCTCGCAGTTGAACTCAATGATCGTGGGCGAGTTGCTGCGTAGCGGTGCCGCCCAGAGGTGCATTGCACATTTGAGGGCCGTGTACTCTGAAAGAGCCGCTGTCCTGACCGCAGCCCTCAAGAAGTGCATGCCGCCGGGAACGGAGATGCCGCCATTGAGGGGTGGCTATTTTGTCTGGATCACCTTGCCGCCAGCGTACAACGCCATGGAGATATCGACCGTTCTTGCCAAGAAGTATAATGTCATCCTGGCCAACGGTTCGAATTTCGAAGTCCTGGGCGACGAGAAAAACTGGGGCCGGTCGTCCTTCAGACTATCCATCAGCTTCCTCGAGACCCATCAGATTGAAAGGGGCATTGAGCTGTTTGGCGCCGCCTGCAAATCCCATGCGATCGCTAATAACATAGTTATATAG
- the PEA2 gene encoding Pea2p (similar to Saccharomyces cerevisiae PEA2 (YER149C); ancestral locus Anc_8.198) — protein sequence MQKFDLELSKRANPLLFCPERYEEYPLKYDELKQYLLSQNPSHPHHNNRPYTSIDYFDYLLYRSENDDSEIDLDKKLVSEFALYCVQKKYSNSSDLNPTLNELLKLQPDSTEWYETMLKILESINTTGINQLTKENNNIFPTSKRARSSTNMGAADKFINGSNNSGDANDEANEILQELTSFLMSNSIQKGIDIKPIPLDDPVNFLKNGINSILDTCVSLERNTSSPSTSHSGSAIQEEDSSKKLEGLETAFKDLQLAHNFLTKQFESDRAEYVQDIEKLTRTNRELQDKLLNNHSSLNKTEKKLFDLEQKNKELEKANNKLNSHKHVFSVSSPVSSPATWDPSSPSSIGSPTSGSGSRSLSIMSGEFKKVLTSTQRKYEKELSDERKHRYKLERELALLKSENVKTPSARNNDDRSGML from the coding sequence ATGCAGAAATTTGATTTagaactttcaaaaagggCAAACCCTTTACTTTTCTGTCCGGAGCGATACGAAGAATATCCATTAAAATATGATGAACTAAAGCAGTACCTTCTTTCACAAAACCCCTCGCATCCCCATCATAACAATAGACCATACACTTCTATCGATTACTTTGACTATCTTCTATATAGAAGTGAAAATGACGATTCGGAAATTGACCTTGATAAAAAGCTGGTGTCTGAATTTGCCTTATATTgcgttcaaaaaaaatactcaAACTCTAGCGACCTGAACCCAACACTTAATGAGTTGTTGAAACTGCAACCGGACTCTACGGAATGGTATGAAACGATGCTGAAAATCCTGGAATCTATCAACACCACAGGGATAAACCAACTGACCAAAgagaataataatatttttccaACTTCTAAAAGAGCCAGGTCTTCCACCAACATGGGCGCTGCGGACAAATTCATTAACGGTTCTAACAATTCTGGCGATGCTAATGATGAGGCAAACgaaattcttcaagaatTGACCTCCTTCTTGATGTCAAACTCCATTCAAAAGGGTATTGATATCAAACCTATTCCATTAGATGACCCTGTGaacttcttgaaaaatggaataaaTTCGATTTTAGACACCTGTGTTAGCCTAGAAAGGAACACGTCGTCACCATCCACCTCACACAGCGGTTCTGCAATTCAAGAGGAAGActcttccaagaaattagaaGGGCTGGAGACGGCATTCAAGGATTTGCAACTGGCCCATAATTTTTTGACTAAGCAATTTGAAAGCGATCGTGCCGAATACGTGCAagacattgaaaaacttacGCGAACTAACAGAGAACTACAAGATAAGCTACTAAATAATCATTCTAGTTTGAATAAAACTGAGAAAAAGCTGTTTGACTTGGaacagaaaaacaaagaactAGAAAAGGCAAATAACAAGTTAAATTCGCATAAACATGTTTTTAGTGTATCGTCGCCGGTGAGTTCACCGGCTACCTGGGATCCGAGTTCACCATCTTCCATAGGAAGCCCTACAAGTGGTTCTGGGTCGCGTTCACTTTCAATCATGTCAGGcgaattcaaaaaagtgCTAACGAGTACACAAAGGAAATATGAAAAGGAGTTGTCCGATGAACGAAAACATAGATACAAGCTGGAAAGGGAGTTAGCCCTGCTGAAAAGCGAAAACGTGAAGACCCCATCCGCACGCAATAATGACGATCGATCAGGTATGTTATGA
- the LSM5 gene encoding RNA-binding protein LSM5 (similar to Saccharomyces cerevisiae LSM5 (YER146W); ancestral locus Anc_8.192), with translation MSLPEILPLEVIDKTINQRVLIVLQSNREFEGTLVGFDDFVNVILEDAVEWLIDPEDETRNEKVMQHHGRMLLSGNNIAILVPGGKKTATQAL, from the coding sequence ATGAGTCTACCGGAGATTTTGCCCTTGGAGGTCATAGACAAAACAATCAACCAGAGGGTGCTGATCGTGCTGCAGTCGAACCGCGAATTCGAGGGCACGCTGGTCGGTTTCGACGACTTCGTCAACGTCATACTGGAGGACGCCGTCGAGTGGCTTATCGATCCGGAGGACGAGACCCGGAATGAGAAGGTCATGCAGCACCACGGCAGAATGCTTTTAAGCGGCAACAATATCGCCATTCTTGTGCCAGGCGGCAAAAAGACCGCCACGCAGGCGTTGTAG
- the SPI1 gene encoding Spi1p (similar to Saccharomyces cerevisiae SED1 (YDR077W) and SPI1 (YER150W); ancestral locus Anc_8.201) — MLSNAKFLLSLAMASSAFGLVSNSSSSVIAAPSSDAIIAGNNTATPAPEPSSAVPPFYNSTATTTQYEVVSEFTTYCPEPTTFVTNNATYTVTAPTTLTVTNCPCTIEKPASETSASSTHDVGTNSNAANAKVIPSALGLFGAVMMLL, encoded by the coding sequence ATGTTGTCTAACGCAAAGTTCCTACTATCATTGGCTATGGCCTCTAGCGCTTTCGGATTAGTGTCCAACTCTAGCTCTTCTGTAATCGCGGCGCCATCAAGTGATGCCATTATTGCCGGTAACAATACTGCTACACCTGCACCAGAACCATCTTCCGCTGTTCCACCTTTCTATAACTCCACTGCTACTACAACGCAGTACGAAGTTGTCAGCGAGTTTACAACCTATTGCCCTGAACCAACAACTTTCGTAACGAATAACGCAACATATACCGTGACTGCTCCAACGACTCTGACGGTAACAAATTGTCCTTGTACCATCGAGAAGCCAGCCTCTGAGACTTCAGCTTCCTCTACGCATGATGTGGGGACAAATTCTAACGCCGCCAACGCAAAGGTAATTCCAAGTGCCTTGGGTTTGTTCGGTGCTGTTATGATGCTATTATAA
- the UBP3 gene encoding mRNA-binding ubiquitin-specific protease UBP3 (similar to Saccharomyces cerevisiae UBP3 (YER151C); ancestral locus Anc_8.202) encodes MNMQDANKEESYSMYPKTSSPPPPASTNMQIPIYQAPMQMYGYTQAPYLYPTQMPAYSFNMVSQNQPMYHQGNSPHHLPPQGSINGGNTTNNNMSKKKWHSSSVASNNSNNNNGQGANASGSGMNYNKSHAYHHNYSNNHVPMMSSPNNANSASTKKLTNSSNANGSSASSPSFSSYNSSSQYDLYKFDVTKLKNLKENSSNSIQLPLFINTTEAEFAAASAQRYELNLKTLDLYSESLENQTVEKSVAHRHAKGHSIPKPIEESKTEADKEQEDTDDRKPPASKDTHEYQKKIELKKDDIKPEHDEKAIEEPQPATFDAIPDEKEAEETDEEDTSKTSSPTPAAAKSWSAIASDAIKSRQTSNKSASGSTASKTPTSMAAASTPATAAAAAIIAKSHSPLLSKQPQRKDKKYVPPSTKGIEPLGSIALRMCFDPDFITYVLQNKDIENKFPLHSIIPRGIINRANICFMSSVLQVLLYCEPFIDVLNVLSTRNTNSRIGTSSCKLLDACLTMYKQFDKETYETSLESADDNERSTETDAKKPSRSKNFQHSVNAEAVKPDEFYKTLSTIPKFKDLQWGHQEDAEEFLTHLLDQLHEELISAIDGLSDNEIQNMLQSINDEQLKIFFIRNLSRYGKAEFIKNATPKLKELIETHGMINDDSTEENGWHEVSGSSKRGKKTKTAAKRTVEIVPSPISKLFGGQFRSVLDVPNNKESQSITLDPFQTIQLDISDSSVNDLETAFKKFSEYELLPFKSSSGNDVEAKKQTFIDKLPQVLLIQFKRFSFINNVNKDNAMTNYNAYNGRIEKIRKKIKYDHELIIPEESMSSITLKNHTSGADDRIYKLTGVIYHHGVGSDGGHYTADVYHSEHNKWYRIDDVNITELEDDDVLKGGEEASDSRTAYILMYQKKN; translated from the coding sequence ATGAACATGCAAGACGCTAACAAAGAGGAGTCGTACTCGATGTATCCCAAAACCTCTTCTCCACCACCACCTGCCTCAACCAATATGCAAATTCCCATCTATCAAGCACCTATGCAGATGTATGGCTACACTCAAGCTCCCTATCTGTACCCCACGCAGATGCCCGCTTATTCGTTCAACATGGTTAGCCAAAACCAGCCAATGTACCATCAAGGCAACAGCCCACACCATCTGCCTCCTCAGGGCAGCATAAACGGCGGGAACACCACGAACAACAACAtgagcaaaaaaaaatggcacTCCAGCAGCGTTGCCAGCAACAATagtaacaacaacaatggcCAGGGCGCCAACGCGAGCGGTAGCGGTATGAACTACAACAAGTCTCACGCCTACCACCACAATTACTCGAACAATCATGTTCCCATGATGAGCTCTCCAAACAACGCCAACAGTGCGTCCACGAAAAAACTGACCAATTCTTCGAACGCCAACGgttcttcagcttcttccCCCTCCTTCTCTTCCTACAATTCCTCATCGCAGTATGATTTATATAAGTTTGATGTAACTAAGCTGAAGAATCTCAAGGAAAATTCCTCAAATTCTATTCAATTACCGCTGTTCATAAACACCACCGAAGCGGAATTTGCCGCAGCAAGTGCACAGAGGTACGAATTAAACTTGAAAACTTTAGACTTGTATTCTGAAAGTCTGGAAAATCAGACCGTTGAAAAAAGCGTCGCTCATCGCCATGCGAAAGGTCACAGTATACCGAAACCAATCGAGGAATCAAAGACAGAAGCGGATAAAGAGCAGGAAGACACGGATGACAGAAAACCACCAGCGAGCAAAGATACTCACgaataccaaaaaaaaatagaattaAAGAAGGACGATATCAAACCGGAACATGACGAGAAAGCTATCGAAGAACCTCAACCCGCTACTTTCGACGCCATACCTGATGAGAAAGAAGCAGAAGAGACCGACGAAGAAGACACTTCAAAGACATCTTCCCCCACGCCTGCCGCAGCAAAGTCTTGGTCTGCTATAGCTTCAGATGCAATCAAGAGCAGACAAACAAGTAATAAGTCAGCCTCAGGTTCGACCGCCAGTAAAACACCGACTTCCATGGCAGCCGCAAGCACACCAGCAACAGCCGCAGCCGCAGCCATCATAGCAAAATCTCACTCTCCACTTTTGTCCAAACAACCCCAAAGAAAGGACAAGAAGTACGTTCCACCTTCCACTAAAGGTATCGAGCCACTAGGTTCCATTGCATTGAGAATGTGTTTTGATCCCGATTTCATTACTTACGTGTTACAGAATAAAGAcattgaaaacaaattcCCGCTCCATTCCATTATTCCGAGGGGTATAATCAACAGAGCCAACATTTGCTTTATGAGTTCCGTCTTACAAGTGTTGCTTTACTGCGAGCCATTTATCGACGTATTGAACGTCCTGAGTACTCGGAATACCAATTCAAGAATTGGGACATCATCCTGTAAATTATTAGATGCCTGTCTGACCATGTATAAACAATTCGACAAGGAAACCTATGAAACATCTTTGGAAAGTGCAGACGATAATGAAAGATCTACAGAAACTGACGCGAAAAAACCGTCGAGGtccaaaaatttccaaCACAGCGTCAACGCCGAGGCCGTTAAACCAGATGAATTTTACAAAACTTTATCAACTATTCCAAAATTTAAAGACCTACAATGGGGTCATCAAGAGGATGCcgaagaatttttgacTCATCTACTAGACCAGTTGCATGAAGAATTAATCTCCGCCATTGATGGTTTGAGTGATAATGAAATCCAAAACATGTTGCAAAGTATTAACGATGAACAGTTgaagatcttcttcatcagaaaTCTATCACGTTACGGCAAAGCAGAGTTCATCAAAAATGCCACCCCtaaattgaaggaattgatAGAGACGCATGGTATGATTAATGACGACTCAACTGAAGAAAACGGTTGGCATGAAGTTAGTGGCTCTAGCAAAAGAGGTAAGAAGACCAAGACTGCCGCGAAGAGGACTGTAGAGATTGTTCCATCACCAATTTCCAAGTTGTTTGGTGGTCAATTTAGGTCCGTATTAGATGTACCGAACAATAAAGAATCTCAATCCATTACACTAGACCCTTTCCAAACAATTCAGTTGGACATTTCAGACTCAAGCGTTAATGATTTAGAAACTGCATTCAAAAAGTTTAGCGAATATGAACTATTACCATTTAAATCATCATCAGGTAACGATGTTGAGGCGAAAAAGCAAACCttcattgataaattaCCACAAGTTCTTTTAATccaattcaaaagattcTCATTCATAAATAATGTGAATAAGGATAATGCAATGACGAACTACAATGCGTACAATGGAcgcattgaaaaaattaggaaaaaaattaaatatgACCACGAATTGATCATTCCTGAGGAATCAATGTCTTCCATTACGCTGAAGAACCATACCTCAGGCGCCGATGATAGAATATATAAACTAACTGGTGTGATTTACCACCACGGCGTAGGCTCTGATGGCGGCCATTACACGGCTGACGTTTATCATAGTGAGCACAATAAGTGGTACAGAATAGATGATGTAAATATCACCGAATTGGAGGACGATGATGTTTTGAAGGGTGGAGAGGAAGCTTCTGATTCGAGAACTGCCTACATTTTAATGTatcagaagaaaaattag